One window from the genome of Sphingomicrobium arenosum encodes:
- the gyrB gene encoding DNA topoisomerase (ATP-hydrolyzing) subunit B, translating into MAEEQNKSDYGADSIKVLKGLDAVRKRPGMYIGDTDDGSGLHHMVFEVSDNAIDEALAGHCDRVLIVLNADGSVSVEDNGRGIPVDMHKEEGVSAAEVIMTQLHAGGKFENTSDDNAYKVSGGLHGVGVSVVNALSEWLELTIWRDGKEHWMRFEHGDAVESLRVVGEAEGKKGTKVTFLPSPATFKIVEFDFDRLEHRFRELAFLNSGVRIHLADERHDERREVEMYYEGGIAAFVKYLDRAKTALLPEPIAITGQRDDIGIEVALEWNDSYYENVLCFTNNIPQRDGGTHLAAFRAALTRTLNTYADQTGLLKKQKVSLTGDDMREGLTAIVSVKLPDPKFSSQTKDKLVSSEVRQPLESLMADKMREWLEENPQHAKDVIQKVIDAAAAREAAKRAREMTRKGAMTVASLPGKLADCQEKDPAKSELFLVEGDSAGGSAKQGRDRKTQAILPLKGKILNVERARFDRMLGSKEVGTLIQALGTGIGREDFNLEKLRYHKIVIMTDADVDGAHIRTLLLTFFYRQMPELVEAGHLYIAQPPLYKVARGKSEVYLKDNAALDDYLVDAGIDGLVLDSDTGSRSGADLRALVEHARRMRTVLGYAPRKYDPAIIETLALAGVLEPGIDAKAFDAAVERAVGRLQAGDLEAAWSAGRDGEDLVLRREWRGVTDAIRFGAGFLGSAEARKLATLAKEEADSYLTPAVLRKGDAEDGKTTAINRPTGLLDAVLAAGRKGLSIQRYKGLGEMNADQLWETTLDPEVRSLLKVEVDQADVADEIFTRLMGDVVEPRREFIQDNALNVANLDV; encoded by the coding sequence ATGGCTGAAGAACAGAATAAATCCGATTATGGCGCCGACAGCATCAAGGTACTCAAGGGCCTCGACGCGGTGCGCAAGCGTCCCGGCATGTATATCGGCGACACCGACGACGGATCGGGCCTTCACCATATGGTTTTCGAGGTCTCGGACAATGCCATCGACGAGGCGCTGGCGGGGCATTGCGACCGGGTGCTGATCGTTCTCAATGCCGATGGTTCGGTCAGCGTCGAGGACAATGGCCGCGGCATTCCCGTCGACATGCACAAGGAGGAGGGCGTGTCGGCGGCCGAGGTCATCATGACCCAGCTGCACGCGGGTGGGAAGTTCGAGAACACCAGCGACGACAACGCCTACAAGGTGTCGGGCGGCCTGCACGGCGTCGGCGTGTCGGTGGTGAATGCGCTCTCCGAATGGCTCGAGCTGACCATCTGGCGCGACGGCAAGGAGCATTGGATGCGCTTCGAGCATGGCGATGCGGTCGAGAGCCTGCGCGTCGTCGGCGAGGCGGAGGGCAAGAAGGGCACCAAGGTCACCTTTCTGCCGAGCCCTGCCACCTTCAAGATCGTCGAATTCGACTTCGATCGGCTCGAGCACCGTTTCCGTGAACTCGCCTTCCTCAACTCGGGTGTGCGCATCCATCTTGCCGACGAGCGGCATGACGAGCGCCGCGAAGTCGAAATGTATTACGAGGGCGGGATCGCCGCCTTCGTGAAATATCTCGACCGTGCCAAGACCGCTCTCTTGCCCGAACCGATCGCCATCACCGGGCAGCGCGACGATATCGGCATCGAGGTCGCGCTCGAATGGAACGACAGCTATTACGAAAATGTCCTCTGCTTCACCAACAACATTCCGCAGCGTGACGGCGGGACGCACCTCGCGGCCTTCCGCGCCGCGCTGACGCGCACGCTCAACACCTATGCGGATCAGACTGGGCTCTTGAAGAAGCAGAAGGTCAGCCTAACGGGCGACGACATGCGCGAAGGCCTCACCGCCATCGTCAGCGTCAAGCTGCCCGACCCCAAGTTCAGCTCGCAGACCAAGGACAAGCTGGTAAGCTCCGAAGTGCGCCAGCCGCTCGAAAGCCTGATGGCCGACAAGATGCGCGAATGGCTCGAGGAAAACCCGCAACATGCCAAGGACGTTATCCAGAAGGTGATCGATGCGGCGGCGGCGCGCGAAGCAGCCAAGCGGGCGCGCGAAATGACGCGCAAGGGCGCGATGACGGTCGCGAGCCTGCCGGGCAAGCTCGCTGACTGTCAGGAAAAGGATCCGGCCAAGTCCGAACTTTTCCTGGTCGAGGGCGACTCCGCCGGTGGCTCCGCCAAGCAGGGCCGCGATCGCAAGACGCAGGCGATCCTGCCGCTGAAGGGCAAGATCCTCAATGTCGAGCGCGCGCGCTTCGACCGCATGCTGGGATCGAAGGAAGTCGGCACGCTCATCCAGGCGCTCGGCACCGGGATCGGGCGCGAGGACTTCAACCTCGAGAAGCTCCGCTACCACAAGATCGTCATCATGACCGACGCCGACGTCGACGGCGCGCATATCCGCACGCTCCTGCTGACCTTTTTCTATCGCCAGATGCCCGAGCTTGTCGAAGCCGGGCACCTCTACATCGCGCAGCCGCCGCTCTACAAGGTCGCGCGCGGCAAGAGCGAAGTGTACTTGAAGGACAATGCCGCACTCGACGATTATCTCGTCGATGCCGGGATCGACGGGCTGGTGCTCGACAGCGATACGGGCAGCCGGTCGGGCGCCGACCTGCGCGCGCTGGTCGAGCATGCGCGCCGGATGCGCACCGTTCTCGGCTATGCGCCGCGCAAATATGATCCCGCGATCATCGAGACGCTGGCGCTGGCGGGCGTGCTCGAACCGGGGATCGATGCGAAGGCCTTCGATGCCGCGGTCGAGCGCGCGGTGGGACGCCTTCAGGCGGGCGACCTCGAGGCCGCATGGAGCGCAGGCCGCGACGGCGAAGATCTCGTGCTCAGGCGCGAATGGCGCGGCGTGACCGATGCGATCCGCTTCGGCGCGGGCTTCCTCGGTTCGGCGGAGGCGCGCAAGCTGGCGACCCTCGCCAAGGAAGAGGCCGACAGCTATCTTACCCCCGCCGTCCTGCGCAAGGGCGATGCCGAGGATGGCAAGACCACCGCGATCAACCGACCGACGGGGCTGCTCGACGCGGTGCTCGCCGCCGGACGCAAGGGGCTGTCGATCCAGCGCTACAAGGGGCTGGGCGAGATGAACGCGGACCAGCTGTGGGAAACCACGCTCGACCCCGAGGTGCGCTCGCTGCTCAAGGTCGAGGTCGACCAAGCCGATGTCGCCGACGAGATCTTCACCCGCCTGATGGGCGACGTGGTCGAACCGCGCCGCGAGTTCATTCAGGACAATGCGCTGAACGTCGCCAACCTCGACGTCTGA
- the pulA gene encoding pullulanase-type alpha-1,6-glucosidase: MRGRYLAGALVAALVASSGCAPVTVESAATDWVRPGDARAHWLAPDLIAYDGVIAPTLLAGTMRHSLAPAGKVDGALAAAHPHLEGLALWRLDAARDDVRQMLKGPVALDRTGLQIGPVLDALYADAAKSARLGARFADDGSLAIALWAPTARSVKLHLFDTPTGPARAVRPMTEDPASGVWSVTGEPDWKGAYYLYEVEVHAPTTGRIETNMVTDPYALGLAANAGRTLIVDMDDPATKPEGWDAFARDLDGAAENRSIYELHVRDFSIGDTGIPVEKRGRYAAFADPATAGVKHLSRLANAGLSDVHLLPTNDCASIEERADHRVEPVGLDDYGPASEVQQQILDAADETDGFNWCYDPLHYLAPEGSYASDPDGTARIREFRAMVMGLDAIGLGTVLDVVFNHTPGHGQSDRAVLDRIVPGYYQRLMEDGSVANSTCCSNTATERVMMEKLMRDGLMVWARDYKVSGFRFDLMAHHAKDHILAEKADLAQLTLAKDGVDGADLLIYGEGWDYGEVGGDARFVQADQANMGAGSGIGTFNDRFRDALRGGRYNSRGDEAITTQGFASGLFTAPNAMTSADAAARARLLTLTDHVRAGLAGSLADYRFISADGTLKAARELDYDGHPVGYVSDPQESVNYAAAHDNPTLFDNNAWRLPRDISREERVRWQNMATSLIVLAQGMPFIHAGQELLRTKSLDHNSYNSGDWFNAVDFSGQRHHWGRGLPPKQDNEVDWPHARALLADPRLEMTSSDIARATAHLEELFALRMASPLFRMKSAEEVQAKLRFLNTGPDQIPGLIVMMLGEGDPGDLMVVFNATRETQALDADPAAYALHPVQAASDDAVLRAARPDAVPSLTTAVFVVKD; this comes from the coding sequence ATGCGGGGTAGGTATCTAGCGGGCGCGCTGGTCGCCGCACTGGTGGCGTCGAGCGGCTGCGCGCCGGTCACGGTGGAGAGCGCCGCCACCGACTGGGTGCGCCCCGGCGATGCCCGCGCGCACTGGCTCGCCCCCGACCTGATCGCTTACGACGGCGTGATCGCACCGACCTTGCTTGCCGGGACGATGCGCCATTCTCTCGCGCCTGCAGGCAAGGTCGACGGCGCGCTCGCCGCCGCCCACCCGCATCTCGAAGGCCTCGCCTTGTGGCGGCTCGATGCCGCGCGCGACGACGTTCGCCAGATGCTCAAAGGCCCGGTTGCGCTCGATCGTACGGGGCTTCAGATCGGCCCGGTCCTCGATGCGCTTTATGCCGATGCCGCCAAGAGCGCACGGCTCGGCGCGCGTTTTGCCGACGACGGCAGCCTCGCCATCGCGCTCTGGGCCCCCACCGCCCGCTCGGTGAAACTCCACCTGTTCGACACCCCCACCGGACCTGCCCGAGCCGTCCGGCCGATGACCGAGGACCCCGCCTCGGGCGTCTGGTCCGTCACGGGCGAGCCTGACTGGAAAGGCGCCTATTACCTCTACGAAGTCGAGGTCCACGCCCCCACCACGGGCCGGATCGAGACCAACATGGTCACCGACCCCTATGCCCTCGGCCTTGCCGCCAATGCGGGGCGTACGCTGATCGTGGACATGGACGACCCCGCGACCAAGCCCGAGGGATGGGACGCCTTTGCGCGCGACCTCGACGGTGCGGCCGAGAACCGCTCCATCTACGAACTCCACGTGCGCGATTTCTCGATCGGCGACACTGGGATTCCGGTCGAGAAGCGCGGTCGATACGCCGCCTTCGCCGACCCCGCGACCGCCGGCGTGAAGCACCTGTCGCGCCTCGCCAATGCTGGCCTCAGTGACGTGCATCTACTGCCCACCAATGACTGCGCCTCGATCGAGGAGCGCGCGGACCATCGCGTCGAACCCGTCGGTCTCGACGATTACGGACCTGCCAGCGAAGTCCAGCAGCAGATCCTCGATGCCGCCGACGAAACGGATGGCTTCAACTGGTGCTACGACCCCCTGCACTATCTCGCGCCCGAAGGCTCCTACGCCTCCGACCCCGACGGCACCGCGCGCATCCGCGAGTTTCGCGCGATGGTGATGGGTCTCGATGCCATCGGGCTCGGCACCGTGCTCGATGTCGTCTTCAACCACACCCCCGGCCACGGCCAATCGGATCGCGCCGTGCTCGATCGCATCGTGCCGGGCTATTACCAGCGGCTGATGGAAGACGGCAGCGTCGCCAATTCGACCTGCTGCTCCAACACCGCGACCGAGCGCGTGATGATGGAAAAGCTGATGCGCGACGGGCTCATGGTATGGGCGCGCGATTACAAGGTCTCGGGCTTTCGCTTCGACCTCATGGCGCACCATGCGAAGGATCACATCCTCGCCGAGAAGGCCGACCTTGCGCAGCTCACCCTCGCGAAGGACGGCGTCGATGGTGCCGACCTCCTCATCTATGGCGAAGGTTGGGATTATGGCGAGGTCGGCGGCGATGCCCGCTTCGTCCAGGCCGACCAGGCCAATATGGGCGCGGGCAGCGGGATCGGCACCTTCAACGACCGCTTCCGCGATGCCCTTCGCGGCGGTCGCTACAACAGCCGCGGCGACGAGGCAATAACCACGCAAGGCTTCGCCAGCGGCCTCTTTACCGCGCCCAATGCGATGACCAGCGCCGATGCCGCGGCGCGTGCACGGCTCCTCACCCTCACCGATCACGTCCGCGCCGGGCTCGCCGGCAGCCTCGCCGACTATCGCTTCATCAGCGCCGATGGCACGCTGAAAGCCGCGCGCGAGCTCGATTATGACGGCCACCCCGTGGGCTACGTCTCCGACCCGCAGGAAAGCGTCAATTACGCCGCCGCGCACGACAATCCGACGCTGTTCGACAACAATGCCTGGCGCCTGCCCCGCGACATCAGCCGTGAAGAGCGCGTTCGCTGGCAGAACATGGCCACCAGCCTGATCGTCCTGGCGCAGGGCATGCCCTTCATCCACGCCGGGCAGGAATTGCTGCGGACCAAGAGCCTCGATCACAACAGCTACAATAGCGGCGACTGGTTCAACGCGGTCGATTTCTCGGGCCAGCGCCACCATTGGGGCCGCGGGCTACCGCCCAAACAGGACAATGAGGTCGACTGGCCGCACGCCCGGGCTCTCCTCGCCGACCCGCGGCTGGAAATGACGTCATCCGACATCGCGCGCGCCACCGCTCATCTCGAAGAACTATTCGCCCTCCGGATGGCCAGCCCGCTATTCCGCATGAAAAGCGCCGAGGAAGTGCAGGCCAAACTGCGCTTCCTCAACACGGGGCCCGATCAGATACCGGGCCTCATCGTGATGATGCTCGGCGAGGGCGATCCGGGAGATTTGATGGTGGTCTTCAACGCCACCCGGGAAACACAGGCCCTCGACGCCGATCCCGCCGCCTATGCGCTCCACCCGGTGCAGGCTGCCTCGGACGATGCCGTCCTGCGCGCCGCACGCCCCGACGCGGTGCCATCGCTGACGACGGCCGTGTTCGTGGTGAAGGATTGA
- a CDS encoding endonuclease/exonuclease/phosphatase family protein: protein MNLTIASFNIRKALGTDRKRDPLRILKVLEEVNPDIVVLQEADKRVGTRGAALPHELVAEHGHWRPVPAARSHDKLLDLVPQHPLTQPFLDRLDTRNLGWHGNAILVREDHEVEEAMCLDLPSLEPRGALLAQLTVDGQPLRVIGAHLDLSGLYRKRQVAHLLETIEALGHDRPTIIAGDTNEWRTGANSLDALEERFACAACGPSYHTRKPIATLDRIFVDKRLTVFESGVHRSVAAKAASDHLPVWAKVGFAPPVKAD, encoded by the coding sequence ATGAACCTCACCATTGCCTCGTTCAACATCAGGAAAGCGCTCGGCACCGATCGCAAGCGCGATCCCCTGCGCATCTTGAAGGTGCTCGAAGAGGTAAACCCCGACATCGTCGTCCTGCAGGAAGCCGACAAGCGCGTGGGTACACGCGGCGCGGCGCTGCCGCACGAGCTGGTTGCCGAGCACGGCCATTGGCGCCCGGTTCCGGCGGCACGCAGCCATGACAAGCTGCTCGATCTCGTGCCCCAGCATCCGCTGACGCAGCCATTCCTCGACCGGCTAGATACGCGCAATTTGGGTTGGCACGGCAATGCGATCCTCGTGCGCGAGGACCATGAGGTGGAAGAGGCGATGTGCCTCGATCTGCCCAGCCTCGAGCCGCGTGGGGCGCTGCTCGCGCAACTGACGGTGGACGGCCAGCCGCTGCGGGTGATCGGCGCGCATCTCGATCTGTCGGGTCTTTATCGGAAACGGCAGGTGGCGCATCTCCTCGAGACGATCGAGGCGCTGGGGCATGATCGTCCGACGATCATCGCGGGCGACACCAACGAATGGCGGACGGGGGCGAACAGCCTCGATGCGCTGGAGGAGCGCTTTGCCTGCGCGGCCTGCGGTCCGAGCTATCATACGCGAAAACCCATCGCGACATTGGACCGGATCTTCGTCGACAAGAGGCTGACCGTCTTCGAGAGCGGCGTGCACCGCAGCGTCGCAGCGAAAGCGGCGAGCGATCACCTGCCGGTCTGGGCCAAGGTGGGGTTCGCGCCGCCGGTGAAGGCCGACTAG
- the rpoN gene encoding RNA polymerase factor sigma-54 gives MALGPSLDIRQTQSLVMTQQLQQAIKLLALSSIEIEAVVAEELAKNPLLEEGGDKPEATTDDVGDGFDDAPDPTGADDFSTGESALDYDASEAARDTDSLPDLPMNEAGEAFDFDRLESRPHSLKEHLLDQLSGTGGSIGALAEAIVHSLADTGYLERSLIDLADSLGAPEAELEEALALVQDLDPPGIAARSLAECLALQAKAADRYDPAMARLIDNLDLLAKGRMKDLLRICRVDEEDLADMVRELRAYDPKPGCQFSSTPATEIVPDVLVREGKDGWEVELNPDALPRVLVNRAYHAELKAGASDKASKAWLADHLQSANWLVKALDQRAQTILKTAIQIVRVQEGFFREGVSALKPLTLAAVAEKVEVHESTVSRVTSNKYLFCERGLYELKYFFGSGVGSADSEDGASALAVKAAIKKLIDEEDKILSDDALVTLLQGQGYDLARRTVAKYREAMGIGSSVQRRRQRKMQGG, from the coding sequence ATGGCGCTCGGCCCCTCCCTCGATATTCGCCAGACGCAGTCGCTGGTCATGACCCAGCAGCTGCAGCAGGCGATCAAGCTGCTCGCGCTGTCGAGCATCGAGATCGAGGCCGTGGTTGCGGAGGAACTGGCCAAGAACCCGCTGCTCGAGGAAGGCGGCGACAAGCCCGAGGCAACCACAGACGATGTCGGTGACGGCTTCGACGATGCCCCCGACCCCACCGGCGCCGATGATTTTTCGACGGGCGAGTCCGCGCTCGACTATGACGCTAGCGAGGCCGCGCGCGACACCGACAGCCTCCCCGACCTGCCGATGAACGAGGCAGGCGAGGCGTTCGACTTCGACCGCCTTGAATCGCGTCCGCACAGTCTGAAGGAGCATCTGCTCGACCAGCTGTCGGGCACGGGCGGCTCCATCGGGGCGCTCGCCGAAGCCATCGTCCACAGCCTAGCCGACACAGGTTATCTGGAGCGATCGCTGATCGATCTGGCGGACAGTCTCGGGGCGCCCGAGGCCGAGCTCGAAGAAGCGCTCGCGCTCGTGCAGGATCTCGACCCGCCGGGCATCGCCGCGCGCAGCCTCGCCGAATGCCTCGCGCTGCAGGCCAAGGCCGCCGACCGCTACGACCCCGCCATGGCGCGACTGATCGACAATCTCGACCTCCTCGCCAAGGGCCGCATGAAGGATCTCCTGCGCATTTGCCGCGTCGACGAGGAAGACCTGGCCGACATGGTCCGCGAATTGCGCGCCTACGACCCCAAGCCCGGCTGCCAATTCTCCTCCACCCCCGCGACCGAGATCGTCCCCGACGTCCTCGTGCGCGAGGGCAAGGATGGTTGGGAGGTGGAGCTCAACCCCGACGCCCTCCCCCGCGTTCTCGTCAACCGCGCTTATCATGCCGAACTGAAGGCCGGCGCATCGGACAAGGCATCGAAAGCCTGGCTCGCCGACCATCTGCAAAGCGCCAACTGGCTGGTGAAGGCGCTGGACCAGCGCGCCCAGACCATCCTCAAGACCGCGATCCAGATCGTGCGAGTGCAGGAAGGTTTCTTCCGCGAGGGCGTGTCGGCGCTCAAACCCCTCACGCTCGCTGCTGTCGCCGAGAAGGTGGAGGTGCACGAATCCACCGTCAGCCGCGTGACCTCGAACAAATATCTCTTCTGCGAACGCGGTCTATACGAACTTAAATATTTCTTCGGCTCGGGCGTCGGTTCGGCCGACAGCGAGGACGGCGCCAGCGCGCTCGCGGTCAAGGCCGCCATCAAGAAACTGATCGACGAGGAAGACAAGATCCTCTCCGACGATGCGCTCGTCACCCTGCTCCAGGGGCAGGGTTACGACCTCGCCCGCCGCACGGTGGCCAAATATCGCGAAGCGATGGGCATCGGATCGAGCGTCCAGCGCCGCCGCCAACGCAAGATGCAGGGCGGCTAG
- the lptB gene encoding LPS export ABC transporter ATP-binding protein: protein MHDQADLHRTDLSEVPEEVAYRGLQVNSIAKSYGKNVVLKDVSMAVARGEVVGLLGPNGAGKTTSFYSVMGLVRPDSGRIVLDGNDITGLPMYRRAILGLGYLPQETSIFRGLTVEQNILSVLEISEPDRAARETRLEQLLDEFGLQRLRQSPAMALSGGERRRCEIARALAASPSIMLLDEPFAGIDPLSIGDIRDLIKELKQRDIGVLITDHNVREMLDIVDRACIIYDGQVLFQGTPQALVADAEVRRLYLGESFAL from the coding sequence ATGCACGATCAGGCCGACCTCCATCGGACCGACCTTTCCGAAGTCCCGGAGGAAGTCGCCTATCGCGGCCTCCAGGTGAATTCGATCGCCAAGAGCTATGGCAAGAATGTCGTCCTGAAGGACGTGTCGATGGCGGTGGCGCGGGGCGAGGTCGTCGGCCTCCTCGGCCCCAATGGCGCGGGCAAGACCACGAGCTTCTACTCGGTCATGGGTCTCGTCCGCCCCGATTCGGGTCGCATCGTCCTTGACGGAAACGACATCACCGGCCTGCCCATGTATCGCCGCGCCATCCTCGGCCTCGGCTATCTGCCGCAGGAAACCTCGATCTTTCGCGGCCTGACGGTGGAACAGAATATACTCTCGGTCCTCGAAATTTCCGAACCCGACCGCGCCGCGCGCGAGACCCGGCTCGAGCAATTGCTCGACGAATTCGGGCTCCAGCGCCTGCGCCAGAGCCCGGCGATGGCGCTCTCGGGGGGCGAGCGCCGCCGCTGCGAGATCGCCCGCGCGCTCGCCGCCAGCCCGTCGATCATGCTGCTCGACGAACCTTTCGCGGGCATCGACCCCTTGTCGATCGGCGACATTCGCGACCTCATCAAGGAATTGAAGCAGCGCGACATCGGCGTCCTCATCACCGACCATAATGTTCGCGAGATGCTCGACATCGTCGATCGCGCCTGCATCATCTATGACGGGCAGGTGCTGTTTCAGGGCACGCCTCAAGCACTCGTCGCCGACGCCGAAGTGCGGCGCCTCTACCTCGGCGAAAGCTTCGCGCTCTAG
- a CDS encoding LptA/OstA family protein translates to MSNMHAKSIIAALLLAAATGASAFKQDTNSALAGHDISAPVEVAADRIEVQDRDDRALFVGNVVVQQAGLTLRTARLRIAYASQGGIDIQRLDASGGVTVSSGAETARGDYAVYDLDGGIITLVGDVELRQGRNELRGSRLTIDLDSGRAVIDGGPRGVDQRGGRVTGRFTVPDRN, encoded by the coding sequence ATGAGCAATATGCATGCCAAATCGATCATCGCCGCCCTGTTGCTCGCCGCCGCCACCGGTGCGTCGGCCTTTAAGCAGGACACCAATTCGGCGCTCGCGGGTCATGACATCAGCGCGCCCGTCGAGGTTGCGGCCGATCGCATCGAGGTGCAGGACCGCGACGATCGTGCGCTGTTCGTCGGCAATGTCGTCGTCCAGCAGGCGGGCCTCACGCTGCGCACCGCGCGGCTCAGGATCGCCTACGCCTCGCAGGGCGGGATCGACATCCAGCGGCTCGACGCCTCGGGCGGGGTGACCGTCTCCTCAGGTGCCGAGACCGCGCGCGGCGACTATGCCGTCTACGACCTCGATGGCGGCATCATCACGCTGGTCGGCGATGTCGAGCTGCGCCAGGGCCGCAACGAATTGCGTGGTTCGCGCCTGACCATCGATCTCGATTCGGGCCGCGCGGTCATCGACGGCGGTCCGCGCGGCGTGGACCAGCGCGGCGGGCGCGTCACCGGCCGCTTCACCGTGCCGGATCGCAATTGA
- the lptC gene encoding LPS export ABC transporter periplasmic protein LptC, with product MSQLAREERAQKRRWAEPGSRHDSLVRLAKWLLPAAFVAIFLVLTIAPFSNREENNFILDKTEVDQAEERMRVEKARYRGEDDEGRKFLIVANEAVQETSRVPIVNIAGMAARLDTEDGPVIVRAPRSRYDIERKIIAVPGRLSVTGPDGYRLDTADVTLDLDTKMLRSDGAVSGATRLGTFTAGGLAADLDDRSVALTGRARLKIAQGAVR from the coding sequence ATGAGCCAGCTGGCCCGAGAGGAACGCGCGCAAAAGCGCCGCTGGGCCGAGCCGGGCAGCCGCCACGATTCGCTCGTCCGCCTCGCCAAATGGCTCCTGCCCGCCGCCTTCGTGGCGATATTCCTCGTCCTCACGATCGCGCCCTTTTCCAATCGCGAGGAAAATAATTTTATCCTCGACAAGACCGAGGTCGACCAGGCCGAGGAGCGGATGCGGGTGGAAAAGGCCCGCTATCGCGGCGAAGATGACGAGGGGCGCAAATTCCTCATCGTCGCCAATGAGGCGGTGCAGGAAACCAGCCGCGTGCCGATCGTCAACATCGCGGGCATGGCGGCGCGGCTCGATACCGAGGACGGCCCTGTCATCGTCCGCGCCCCGCGCTCGCGCTACGACATAGAACGCAAGATCATCGCCGTGCCCGGCCGGCTCAGCGTCACTGGCCCCGACGGCTATCGCCTCGACACCGCCGACGTCACGCTCGACCTCGATACCAAGATGCTGCGGTCCGACGGCGCGGTCTCGGGCGCAACCCGGCTCGGCACCTTCACGGCAGGCGGGCTCGCCGCCGATCTCGACGACCGTTCGGTCGCACTGACGGGCCGTGCCCGCTTGAAAATCGCGCAAGGGGCGGTCAGATGA
- a CDS encoding ribonuclease D, translated as MAVYFHEEDLPDDVTFGDGPIAVDTEAMGLMPGRDRLCLVQLSDGNGDEHLVRFSPDSDYAAPNLKALLGDEDRLKLYHFARFDIGIMAAYLGIMAAPLYCTRTASRLVRTYTDRHGLKELVKELLSEDISKQQQSSDWGGPDLSEAQRDYAASDVRFLHRLKEELDRRLLRESRMELAQGIFDFLPTRALLDLEGWDEVDLLAHS; from the coding sequence ATGGCGGTATATTTTCACGAGGAAGACCTCCCCGACGACGTCACCTTCGGCGACGGGCCCATCGCGGTCGATACGGAAGCCATGGGTCTCATGCCCGGCCGCGACCGCCTCTGCCTCGTCCAATTGTCCGACGGAAACGGCGATGAACATCTCGTCCGATTCTCGCCCGATTCCGACTATGCCGCGCCCAATCTGAAGGCGCTGCTCGGCGATGAGGACCGCCTCAAGCTTTATCATTTCGCGCGCTTCGACATCGGCATCATGGCTGCCTATCTCGGCATCATGGCGGCGCCGCTTTATTGCACCCGTACCGCGAGCCGCCTCGTGCGCACCTACACCGACCGCCATGGCCTCAAGGAACTGGTCAAGGAGCTCTTGTCCGAAGACATTTCCAAGCAGCAGCAGTCATCCGACTGGGGCGGGCCCGACCTGTCCGAGGCCCAACGCGACTATGCCGCTTCCGATGTGCGCTTCCTCCATCGCCTCAAGGAAGAGCTCGACCGCCGCCTCCTGCGGGAAAGCCGGATGGAACTGGCGCAGGGCATCTTCGATTTCCTTCCCACGCGAGCGCTGCTCGACCTCGAGGGTTGGGACGAGGTCGACCTGCTGGCGCACAGCTAA
- a CDS encoding cold-shock protein, producing MGYDRGRKGDRGGRGRDKREGGFFGEDNYQERGGFDDRSGGGGGGGYRGAGGGGGYRGGGGGGGGYGGGDRGGGYGGGGGSGYGGGDRGGGYGGGGGGGYRGGGGGGGGGYRGGGGGGMPPQVVGEGKGVVKFFNPQKGFGFIVRDDGGEDVFVHISAVEQAGLSDLADGQPLNFTLVDRGGRISATNLEIEGEPMAVERGGGGDRGPGGNTRELTGETATGTVKFFNAMKGFGFIQRDDGQPDAFVHISAVERAGLPSINEGDRFEFDLEVDKRGKYAAVNLKPSS from the coding sequence ATGGGTTACGATAGAGGGCGTAAGGGCGACCGCGGTGGACGTGGTCGTGACAAGCGTGAAGGCGGTTTCTTCGGCGAAGACAATTACCAGGAACGCGGCGGTTTCGACGACCGTAGCGGCGGTGGTGGCGGCGGCGGCTATCGCGGCGCTGGCGGCGGCGGTGGTTACCGCGGCGGCGGCGGCGGCGGCGGCGGCTATGGCGGCGGTGACCGCGGTGGTGGCTACGGCGGCGGCGGTGGCAGCGGCTACGGCGGCGGCGATCGTGGCGGCGGTTACGGCGGCGGCGGTGGCGGTGGCTATCGCGGCGGCGGTGGCGGCGGCGGCGGCGGCTATCGTGGCGGCGGTGGTGGCGGCATGCCCCCGCAGGTCGTCGGCGAAGGCAAGGGCGTCGTCAAATTCTTCAATCCGCAGAAGGGCTTCGGCTTCATCGTTCGCGATGACGGCGGCGAAGACGTCTTCGTGCACATCAGCGCGGTCGAGCAGGCGGGTCTTTCGGACCTTGCCGACGGCCAGCCGCTCAACTTCACCCTCGTCGATCGTGGCGGCCGCATCAGCGCGACCAACCTCGAGATCGAGGGCGAGCCGATGGCGGTCGAACGTGGCGGCGGCGGCGACCGAGGCCCGGGTGGCAACACCCGCGAGCTGACCGGTGAAACCGCGACCGGCACCGTGAAGTTCTTCAATGCCATGAAGGGCTTCGGCTTCATCCAGCGTGATGACGGCCAGCCCGATGCCTTCGTGCATATTTCGGCGGTCGAACGCGCCGGCCTTCCCTCGATCAACGAGGGCGACCGGTTCGAATTCGACCTCGAGGTCGACAAGCGCGGCAAATATGCCGCCGTGAACCTGAAGCCCTCGAGCTAG